In Nocardia sp. BMG111209, a genomic segment contains:
- a CDS encoding cob(I)yrinic acid a,c-diamide adenosyltransferase has product MSVHLTRIYTRTGDDGTTGLSDFSRVAKTDLRLVAYADCDETNAAIGVAIAVGQPNPAILRVLRQVQNDLFDAGADLSTPVVAEPKHPPLRITQPYIDRLEQWCDEFNAELAPLNSFILPGGTALGALLHTARTVARRAERSAWSAMAAHPEDTSVLPAKYLNRLSDLLFILGRVANPDGDILWHPGGQAPIPGSDH; this is encoded by the coding sequence ATGAGCGTCCATCTCACCCGGATCTACACCCGGACCGGTGACGACGGCACGACCGGACTGAGTGATTTCTCCCGCGTCGCGAAGACGGATCTGCGTCTGGTCGCCTACGCGGACTGCGACGAGACCAATGCCGCGATCGGCGTGGCCATCGCTGTGGGACAACCGAATCCGGCGATCCTACGCGTGCTACGGCAGGTGCAGAACGATCTGTTCGACGCCGGCGCCGACCTGTCCACGCCGGTGGTCGCCGAGCCGAAACACCCGCCGCTGCGCATCACCCAGCCGTACATCGATCGGCTGGAGCAGTGGTGCGACGAGTTCAATGCCGAACTGGCACCGCTGAATTCGTTCATCCTGCCCGGCGGCACGGCGCTGGGGGCCCTGCTGCACACCGCGCGCACGGTGGCCCGGCGCGCCGAGCGATCGGCCTGGTCGGCGATGGCCGCGCATCCGGAGGACACGAGTGTGCTGCCCGCGAAATACCTGAACCGCCTGTCGGATCTGTTGTTCATCCTCGGGCGGGTGGCCAATCCGGACGGAGACATCCTCTGGCATCCGGGCGGACAAGCGCCTATCCCAGGCTCGGACCACTAG
- a CDS encoding DUF2550 domain-containing protein → MVLLIILVLLLVGVALASIYRFIMLRRGGTSALLRVLPAKGGQGWRHGLIRYEENRLVFFKLTSLKFGPDSTIQRRGIEVGDRRGPVGDEYDIMTDEIIVTAVSDGTGGYELALDRGSLAAFQSWVESRPSDRVRRRPSY, encoded by the coding sequence ATGGTGCTGCTGATCATTCTGGTGCTGCTGCTCGTCGGTGTGGCGTTGGCTTCCATCTATCGGTTCATCATGCTGCGACGCGGCGGTACTTCGGCACTGTTGCGGGTGCTTCCGGCGAAGGGCGGACAGGGCTGGCGACACGGCCTGATCCGCTACGAAGAGAACCGACTGGTTTTCTTCAAGCTCACCAGTCTGAAATTCGGCCCGGATTCCACGATCCAGCGCCGCGGTATCGAGGTCGGTGATCGGCGAGGACCGGTCGGCGACGAATACGACATCATGACCGACGAAATCATCGTGACGGCGGTCTCCGACGGTACGGGTGGCTACGAGCTGGCACTCGATCGCGGATCGCTCGCGGCATTTCAATCCTGGGTCGAATCCCGCCCGTCCGACCGCGTCCGGCGGCGGCCGAGTTATTAG
- a CDS encoding F0F1 ATP synthase subunit epsilon, with the protein MAEMSVDLVAIERRLWSGQASFVGAQTTEGQIGILPGHEPVLGQLVEGGTVTIVSTDGERIVAAVNGGFFSVAPVSRDGNATSTVRILAETAEFSGDIDVEAARAVLADPNASEHAQAEARGRVRAVEAATA; encoded by the coding sequence ATGGCGGAGATGTCAGTTGATCTGGTCGCCATCGAGCGGCGGCTGTGGTCGGGGCAGGCGAGTTTCGTCGGCGCCCAGACCACGGAGGGGCAGATCGGTATTCTGCCCGGCCACGAGCCCGTGCTCGGCCAGTTGGTCGAGGGCGGCACGGTGACCATCGTCAGCACCGACGGTGAGCGCATCGTCGCCGCCGTCAACGGTGGGTTCTTCTCGGTCGCCCCGGTCAGCCGGGACGGCAACGCGACGTCGACGGTCCGGATTCTCGCCGAGACGGCGGAATTCTCCGGCGACATCGATGTCGAGGCGGCCCGCGCCGTCCTCGCGGACCCGAACGCATCCGAGCACGCGCAGGCGGAAGCCCGCGGCCGGGTTCGGGCGGTCGAGGCCGCGACGGCATGA
- the atpD gene encoding F0F1 ATP synthase subunit beta, with product MTAAVTREEKSRAGAGAGRVARVIGPVVDVEFPRGAIPELYNALHVDITLPSVAKTLTLEVAQHLGDNIVRTISMQPTDGLIRGVPVSDTGKPISVPVGDVVKGHVFNALGDCLDAPGTGRDGEQWGIHRQPPAFDQLEGKTEILETGIKVIDLLTPYVKGGKIGLFGGAGVGKTVLIQEMITRIAREFSGTSVFAGVGERTREGTDLHLEMEEMGVLQDTALVFGQMDEPPGTRMRVALSALTMAEYFRDVQNQDVLLFIDNIFRFTQAGSEVSTLLGRMPSAVGYQPTLADEMGQLQERITSTRGRSITSMQAIYVPADDYTDPAPATTFAHLDATTELSRPISQKGIYPAVDPLTSTSRILEASILGQRHFDVANEVKRILQKYKELQDIIAILGMDELSEEDKVLVGRARRLEKFLGQNFIVAEKFTGQVGSVVPLEQTIDDFDRVTKGEFDHLPEQAFNSCGGLDDVEAAAKKIAGK from the coding sequence ATGACCGCAGCAGTTACCCGAGAAGAAAAGAGCCGGGCGGGCGCCGGCGCTGGCCGCGTCGCCCGGGTCATCGGCCCCGTCGTGGACGTCGAGTTCCCCCGTGGCGCCATCCCCGAGCTGTACAACGCGCTGCACGTGGACATCACGCTGCCCTCGGTGGCCAAGACGCTGACCCTCGAGGTCGCGCAGCACCTGGGCGACAACATCGTCCGCACCATCTCCATGCAGCCGACCGACGGCCTGATCCGCGGCGTGCCGGTGTCCGACACCGGTAAGCCGATCTCGGTTCCCGTCGGCGATGTCGTCAAGGGCCACGTGTTCAACGCCCTCGGCGACTGCCTCGACGCGCCGGGCACCGGCCGCGACGGCGAGCAGTGGGGTATCCACCGCCAGCCGCCGGCCTTCGACCAGCTCGAGGGCAAGACCGAGATCCTGGAGACGGGCATCAAGGTCATCGATCTGCTCACCCCGTACGTGAAGGGTGGCAAGATCGGCCTGTTCGGTGGCGCCGGTGTCGGCAAGACCGTGCTCATCCAGGAGATGATCACCCGTATCGCGCGGGAGTTCTCCGGTACCTCCGTCTTCGCCGGCGTCGGCGAGCGGACCCGTGAGGGCACCGACCTCCACCTGGAAATGGAAGAGATGGGCGTCCTCCAGGACACCGCCCTCGTCTTCGGCCAGATGGACGAGCCGCCGGGGACGCGTATGCGCGTCGCCCTCTCGGCGCTGACCATGGCGGAGTACTTCCGCGACGTGCAGAACCAGGACGTGCTGCTGTTCATCGACAACATCTTCCGGTTCACCCAGGCCGGTTCCGAGGTGTCGACCCTGCTCGGCCGCATGCCGTCCGCCGTCGGTTACCAGCCGACCCTGGCGGACGAGATGGGCCAGCTGCAGGAGCGGATCACCTCGACCCGTGGTCGCTCGATCACCTCGATGCAGGCGATCTACGTGCCCGCCGACGACTACACCGACCCGGCGCCGGCCACCACCTTCGCCCACCTGGACGCGACGACCGAGCTCTCCCGCCCGATCTCGCAGAAGGGCATCTACCCGGCCGTCGATCCGCTGACCTCGACCTCCCGCATCCTGGAGGCCTCGATCCTGGGCCAGCGGCACTTCGACGTCGCCAACGAGGTGAAGCGAATCCTGCAGAAGTACAAGGAACTTCAGGACATCATCGCCATCCTCGGCATGGACGAGCTCTCCGAGGAGGACAAGGTCCTCGTCGGCCGGGCGCGTCGTCTGGAGAAGTTCCTCGGCCAGAACTTCATCGTGGCCGAGAAGTTCACCGGTCAGGTCGGTTCGGTCGTGCCGCTGGAGCAGACCATCGACGACTTCGATCGGGTCACCAAGGGTGAGTTCGATCACCTGCCGGAGCAGGCGTTCAACTCGTGCGGTGGCCTGGACGACGTCGAGGCGGCCGCGAAGAAGATCGCCGGGAAGTAG